The proteins below come from a single Eremothecium sinecaudum strain ATCC 58844 chromosome II, complete sequence genomic window:
- a CDS encoding uncharacterized protein (Syntenic homolog of Ashbya gossypii AFR580C; Syntenic homolog of Saccharomyces cerevisiae YGR067C), whose amino-acid sequence MVATQRKYICSFCARAFSRSEHRTRHERSHTGVKPFSCKVCSHSFVRRDLLQRHIRTVHRSVLLELQLQRGKGSDEGGVGSSGETVDVVQSSTSLPSKKDMKSVLSAFINDAGSGLTQELPSMRRSSSAGTITGALKNVIPQQFYGDVRKAVLGVMPQLRNYDAERIIGLVQAGLDYIAIQGLFVESVRGEFNSRVGGSRNNFESWCTRCPLLPTLACIGYCLTSDASDAIIVQLWGTNWDACANAASGERFLGLHLLVHMYLEDRRRLGVSPHNVSRLQQQTLELVLHNITAVCLEKDIWTVFCLFVNLMIRSNECSELSRMLYRWFLTQPLLDSNLATVLTEFTQKNPVTLEPFVSKVISHGLLCEVLMGDVSQTNFRCAELLHNTIIMASKCCTGNSGAFLSTIRERRLTDAPQKFLPLLKQYLSFNNSNEHWALLLATWFDFVRGVGWDSTKRHMLNGSYTLDGNFFYSGMLLLGYQEPVSKMSQFQLDLKFINNNLAMCTLPILCLLEENSSLHWLQDVQKRLIYDVLLFNLHLLGNLLFLRGRNVEEWHTEKALMMLENPIVQFLLFVWSRFSGNQSKSEIPSTSPYTEQFLSRYITNTKMRVDTDTLIKNDFDMILFLNADTNRDIFYGFHILLRQAMERIEHYLVQIMPSYVHMINPSLKSLVDATIKNSATIRYEMYLKISDTPSKRPPSSVWSHTPAFQERTPSFEKSPSTPSFEVAGRIILPRILSPPYQRKDIETPRLCNSNVLGAISYPVITPPAERKIHLPPPHYF is encoded by the coding sequence ATGGTAGCTACGCAGAGGAAATATATCTGTTCTTTCTGCGCTCGAGCGTTTTCTAGATCAGAGCATCGGACACGACATGAACGGTCTCATACTGGTGTGAAACCCTTTAGTTGCAAAGTTTGCAGCCACTCTTTTGTAAGACGAGACCTACTCCAACGCCACATACGAACAGTGCACCGAAGCGTTTTGCTCGAACTGCAATTGCAGCGCGGGAAAGGGTCAGATGAGGGAGGTGTAGGGTCTTCTGGAGAGACAGTAGATGTCGTTCAGAGTTCGACTTCGTTACCTTCAAAAAAAGATATGAAGAGTGTTCTTAGTGCGTTTATAAATGATGCTGGGAGCGGACTGACCCAGGAATTGCCCAGCATGCGGCGTAGTAGCAGTGCAGGCACGATTACTGGGGCCCTGAAGAACGTAATTCCACAGCAATTCTATGGAGACGTACGCAAAGCAGTACTTGGGGTGATGCCGCAGCTGCGAAACTATGATGCTGAACGTATAATTGGTCTAGTTCAGGCTGGTCTCGATTATATCGCAATCCAGGGACTTTTCGTAGAGTCTGTTCGAGGAGAATTTAACTCACGAGTGGGTGGTTCTAGAAATAATTTTGAATCGTGGTGCACGCGATGCCCGCTTTTGCCAACTTTAGCGTGCATTGGGTACTGCTTAACTTCGGATGCTAGCGACGCAATCATAGTACAGTTGTGGGGTACGAATTGGGATGCATGCGCCAATGCTGCATCCGGTGAGCGATTTTTGGGCCTTCATTTACTTGTGCATATGTATCTCGAAGATAGGCGGCGCTTAGGAGTTTCACCTCATAATGTTTCAAGGTTACAGCAGCAAACGCTTGAATTGGTTTTACATAATATCACTGCTGTGTGTCTAGAAAAAGATATCTGGACGGTGTTTTGTCTGTTTGTGAACCTGATGATCCGTTCAAACGAATGCAGTGAGCTATCGCGCATGCTCTATCGCTGGTTCCTTACACAGCCACTATTAGATTCAAACCTGGCTACGGTGTTGACTGAGTTTACACAGAAAAACCCTGTGACGTTGGAGCCTTTTGTCTCAAAGGTTATCTCCCATGGGCTACTTTGCGAAGTCCTGATGGGAGATGTTAGCCAAACAAACTTCCGTTGTGCGGAGCTCCTCCATAACACGATAATTATGGCCAGCAAGTGCTGCACCGGGAACTCGGGTGCCTTTCTCTCCACTATACGCGAACGGCGGCTAACAGATGCCCCACAAAAATTCCTACCGTTGTTGAAACAATACCTGAGCTTTAACAACTCAAATGAACACTGGGCGCTATTGCTGGCAACATGGTTTGACTTTGTTCGCGGGGTGGGCTGGGACTCAACTAAAAGGCACATGCTGAACGGTAGTTACACTCTTGACGGTAACTTTTTTTACAGTGGTATGCTACTATTGGGGTATCAAGAGCCGGTTTCTAAGATGTCACAATTTCAACTTGACCTAAAATTTATAAACAACAACCTGGCAATGTGTACATTACCAATTTTATGCCTATTGGAGGAGAATAGTTCTTTACATTGGCTGCAAGATGTACAAAAAAGATTGATCTATGATGTTTTGTTATTCAATCTGCATCTATTGGGGAACCTGCTGTTCTTACGTGGAAGGAACGTTGAAGAATGGCATACCGAGAAGGCGTTGATGATGTTAGAAAATCCAATTGTCCAGTTCTTATTGTTTGTATGGTCTCGCTTCAGTGGCAACCAATCCAAGAGTGAAATACCGTCAACTTCTCCGTATACTGAACAATTTCTAAGCCGATACATTACAAATACAAAGATGAGAGTCGATACCGATACTCTAATCAAAAATGACTTTGACATGATTTTATTCTTGAATGCGGATACTAATCGCGATATATTCTACGGTTTCCATATCCTACTGAGACAGGCCATGGAACGTATAGAACATTACCTCGTACAAATAATGCCAAGCTACGTCCATATGATAAATCCATCCTTGAAATCGCTTGTGGATGCGACTATTAAAAACTCTGCAACCATCAGATATGAGATGTACTTGAAGATTTCTGATACCCCAAGTAAGCGTCCTCCATCATCGGTATGGAGTCATACACCGGCATTTCAGGAAAGAACACCATCTTTTGAAAAATCCCCATCGACTCCTTCATTTGAAGTTGCTGGAAGAATCATTTTACCCAGGATCCTGTCGCCTCCATATCAGCGTAAAGATATTGAAACTCCCCGGTTGTGTAACTCTAACGTACTGGGGGCTATTTCTTATCCCGTAATAACACCTCCTGCGGAACGTAAGATACATCTCCCACCTCCTCACTACTTTTAA
- the RPS22B gene encoding 40S ribosomal protein uS8 (Syntenic homolog of Ashbya gossypii AFR579W; Syntenic homolog of Saccharomyces cerevisiae YLR367W (RPS22B); 2-introns in Ashbya gossypii), whose translation MTRTSVLADALNAINNAEKTGKRQVLIRPSSKVILKFLQVMQKHGYVDEFEYIDDHRSGKIVVNLNGRLNKCGVISPRFNVKINEVEKWTANLLPARQFGYVILTTSAGIMDHEEAHRKHVAGKVLGFVY comes from the exons A TGACCCGTACCTCTGTTCTAGCCGATGCTTTGAATGCTATTAACAATGCCGAGAAGACCGGCAAGCGCCAGGTGTTGATCAGGCCTTCTTCCAAGGTTATCCTTAAGTTTCTGCAGGTTATGCAAAAACATG GTTATGTTGACGAATTTGAGTATATTGATGATCACAGATCCGGTAAAATTGTAGTGAATTTGAATGGTAGATTGAACAAATGCGGGGTGATATCTCCTAGATTTAACGTGAAAATTAATGAGGTTGAAAAGTGGACTGCTAATCTTTTACCAGCAAGACAGTTCGGCTATGTAATTTTGACCACATCCGCCGGAATTATGGACCATGAAGAGGCTCACAGGAAACACGTTGCCGGTAAAGTCCTAGGATTCGTCTACTAA
- the VHT1 gene encoding Vht1p (Syntenic homolog of Ashbya gossypii AFR578C; Syntenic homolog of Saccharomyces cerevisiae YGR065C (VHT1)), protein MVLTLKKLIPHIRVLPEEDDLATGGQTVTSTDEDSKCEDGSANLRTTTIETDLLTLKHGVPYELRDEGKRSWWKFFNEFEYRNNSEYTDKRKWYTFIYPHYDTQTPAERRLLFKLDIMLALYCFMLCWSKTVDLYNFYNTYVSGMKEDLHMKNNDYSDTSVYTKVGSIVFLLPFMYILPRWPSNYVLPAMDLGWSIFTIACSAVHNLDQLKACRFMVAAFGAGYYPVTQYVLGSWYAADELTSRVYLFFVGQLLGIITAGFLQADIYKALHDVWGIAGWRWMYLINGVAISLPTAIIGFYALPGVPSQCYSIFLTDEEIRIARSRNERQQIKDTMQSSEFSSLFSLKLWKRVLTSASFWILLMMDLCSWNCMTALSDGYGIWLHSMQMDGLYSTIQVNNLSTLPSCLGFVYVFICAVGVDFFRSRWFFLVLGNSINILVCGLLIKWEISTGAKWTAFLLSFWSIAATPCLWSMINDIFRMDPQIKAISWVIIYSFAQATYTWVYSIAWKTEYGPKYRAGYISSLVFAAVFTMATFVALYYYKKQEKKHALGNGIILYDSSRDEDVPEFVNEVMEKRENYYYLKEASLDKGEANSQLNVSNA, encoded by the coding sequence ATGGTACTTACTTTGAAGAAATTAATTCCTCATATCCGCGTGCTTCCTGAAGAGGATGATTTAGCGACGGGCGGACAAACAGTTACTTCAACTGACGAAGACTCTAAGTGTGAGGATGGTTCTGCAAATCTTAGAACTACTACTATTGAGACGGATTTGTTGACGCTTAAGCACGGCGTACCCTATGAGTTGAGAGATGAGGGGAAGCGTAGCTGGTGGAAGTTCTTCAATGAGTTTGAGTACCGAAACAACTCGGAATACACAGATAAAAGAAAATGGTATACTTTTATCTACCCGCACTACGATACTCAGACGCCAGCTGAGCGCAGGTTGCTTTTCAAGTTGGATATTATGCTTGCCCTGTACTGCTTCATGTTGTGTTGGTCAAAAACTGTGGATCTTTATAACTTCTATAATACCTATGTTTCCGGCATGAAGGAGGATTTACATATGAAGAATAATGACTACAGTGACACTAGTGTATACACGAAAGTTGGCTCTATTGTGTTCCTACTTCCCTTCATGTATATACTACCCCGGTGGCCTTCTAATTATGTTCTTCCCGCGATGGACTTAGGCTGGTCTATATTTACGATTGCCTGCAGTGCGGTCCATAATCTAGATCAGCTGAAGGCATGCAGGTTTATGGTGGCTGCATTTGGTGCAGGATATTACCCAGTTACGCAATATGTCTTGGGTTCATGGTATGCTGCAGATGAGCTTACGTCTAGGGTGTATTTGTTTTTTGTTGGGCAATTACTAGGGATAATTACAGCTGGTTTTTTACAGGCCGATATCTACAAGGCGTTGCACGACGTGTGGGGGATCGCCGGTTGGAGATGGATGTATCTAATCAACGGTGTCGCCATTTCGCTGCCAACAGCAATTATTGGGTTCTACGCTCTTCCTGGTGTCCCATCCCAATGCTACTCAATATTTTTGACCGATGAGGAAATCAGAATAGCGAGATCTCGTAATGAAAGGCAGCAAATTAAGGATACCATGCAAAGCTCTGAATTTTCTTCGCTTTTTTCCTTAAAATTATGGAAGCGGGTTTTAACATCAGCTAGCTTTTGGATCTTATTAATGATGGATCTATGTTCTTGGAATTGTATGACAGCGCTGAGTGATGGCTATGGCATTTGGCTCCATTCGATGCAAATGGATGGTCTCTATAGTACCATCCAAGTCAACAACCTTTCTACTTTACCAAGCTGCCTCGGATTTGTCTATGTCTTTATATGTGCCGTTGGTGTAGATTTCTTCAGAAGCAGGTGGTTTTTCCTCGTCCTAGGAAACTCTATTAATATCTTAGTATGTGGACTTCTAATCAAGTGGGAGATTTCCACAGGTGCCAAATGGACCGCCTTTTTGCTTTCATTTTGGTCTATTGCTGCAACCCCCTGTCTCTGGTCTATGATCAATGACATATTTAGGATGGATCCTCAGATTAAGGCTATATCATGGGTCATAATCTATTCGTTTGCCCAAGCAACCTATACTTGGGTTTACAGTATTGCTTGGAAAACAGAATATGGACCAAAGTATAGAGCTGGCTATATATCATCGTTGGTATTTGCAGCAGTATTCACTATGGCTACCTTTGTTGCCTTGTATTACTATAAGAAGCAAGAAAAGAAACACGCTCTCGGTAACGGAATCATTCTCTATGATTCCAGTAGAGATGAAGACGTTCCAGAATTTGTTAACGAAGTCATGGAGAAAAGAGAGAACTATTATTACCTAAAAGAAGCCTCTTTGGATAAAGGTGAAGCAAATTCGCAGCTCAATGTTTCTAATGCGTAA
- the GRX8 gene encoding glutathione-disulfide reductase GRX8 (Syntenic homolog of Ashbya gossypii AFR577W; Syntenic homolog of Saccharomyces cerevisiae YLR364W (GRX8)) → MSEYVTKARQLIKQHKYFQLSASWCPDCAYANSIWDRYKVKDKIYEFDIAKESIDKEEETKWRAAFRDATGSANLPTIFIDGQVWGTERELHQHEEAGSLESELKRIELC, encoded by the coding sequence ATGTCCGAGTACGTTACAAAGGCTAGGCAACTAATTAAGCAGCACAAATATTTCCAGCTATCTGCATCCTGGTGTCCTGATTGCGCTTATGCAAATAGTATTTGGGATCGCTATAAGGTTAAAGATAAAATTTATGAGTTTGACATTGCTAAAGAATCTATAGACAAGGAGGAGGAGACCAAATGGCGTGCAGCTTTTAGGGATGCAACTGGAAGTGCTAATTTGCCAACAATTTTTATAGATGGTCAAGTTTGGGGAACTGAACGTGAATTACACCAACATGAAGAAGCTGGTAGCCTAGAATCCGAATTGAAAAGAATTGAATTGTGCTAA
- the SPT4 gene encoding transcription elongation factor SPT4 (Syntenic homolog of Ashbya gossypii AFR576C; Syntenic homolog of Saccharomyces cerevisiae YGR063C (SPT4)), with amino-acid sequence MSSDRACMLCGIVQTTGEFSREGCPNCQGVFEEASVSVMECTSPSFEGLVGMCKPTKSWVAKWISVDQYVPGMYAIKVDGRLPAEVVDLLPHYKPRDGSQID; translated from the coding sequence ATGTCAAGTGATAGAGCATGTATGCTATGCGGTATTGTGCAAACAACCGGTGAATTTTCGAGGGAAGGGTGCCCTAATTGTCAAGGTGTGTTTGAAGAAGCCAGTGTTTCCGTTATGGAATGTACATCGCCTTCTTTTGAGGGTTTAGTCGGAATGTGTAAACCTACTAAATCATGGGTGGCCAAATGGATCAGCGTTGACCAATATGTGCCTGGTATGTACGCGATCAAGGTTGATGGTCGACTGCCAGCTGAAGTTGTAGATCTTTTGCCGCATTATAAGCCTAGGGATGGCAGTCAGATCGATTAA
- the COX18 gene encoding membrane insertase COX18 (Syntenic homolog of Ashbya gossypii AFR575C; Syntenic homolog of Saccharomyces cerevisiae YGR062C (COX18)) translates to MLRRKAIAGLGGVRKFGTIQAVADTFTHLHSVSGLPWLVLVPVATFGLRATLTLPLSIWQRKRLIKQQELRKLVQAIPPVVKMRLAAAVNDAKASEASNSSGTATKKVGLSSTASSLTPEQISLLSVKEMRKRQKALFKEYGVQLWKNMTMPAIQIPLWVMMSLGLRHLTSKSIIDVNHVEWLGTLGSMDLSLPFDQMPMLLPIVLGTLSMINVEHNDKMLRTTTTTALGIETAQSKVSKVSHALTGILNVSRLSCIFLIAISSQTSILLTLYWISSQLYSVLQNAILDRLWPYQK, encoded by the coding sequence ATGTTGAGAAGAAAAGCAATTGCTGGTTTAGGTGGGGTTCGAAAGTTTGGAACTATACAGGCGGTTGCAGATACGTTTACGCACTTACATAGTGTTTCGGGTCTACCATGGTTAGTACTGGTACCAGTTGCAACATTTGGGCTACGAGCAACGTTGACCTTACCTTTGAGCATATGGCAGCGCAAGCGGTTAATTAAGCAGCAGGAGCTTCGGAAGCTCGTGCAAGCCATTCCTCCTGTGGTAAAGATGCGCTTGGCAGCGGCAGTTAATGATGCTAAGGCATCAGAAGCAAGCAACAGCTCGGGAACTGCAACCAAGAAAGTGGGCCTAAGTTCAACGGCAAGCTCTCTTACCCCTGAACAGATAAGTTTGCTCTCGGTCAAAGAGATGCGAAAGCGCCAGAAGGCCTTATTCAAAGAATACGGCGTTCAGCTGTGGAAGAATATGACAATGCCAGCTATACAGATACCTCTGTGGGTCATGATGTCGCTTGGCCTGCGCCATCTTACCAGCAAGTCGATCATAGATGTCAATCATGTGGAGTGGCTGGGGACACTAGGGTCTATGGACTTGAGTCTGCCATTTGATCAAATGCCAATGCTGCTACCTATCGTTCTAGGAACACTCTCGATGATAAATGTTGAGCACAATGACAAGATGCTACGAACTACTACTACCACTGCTCTAGGAATCGAAACGGCGCAGTCGAAGGTTTCGAAGGTGTCTCACGCCCTCACAGGGATCTTAAACGTTTCTAGACTCAGTTGTATTTTCTTGATCGCTATCTCGTCGCAGACATCGATACTTCTGACACTGTACTGGATATCTTCACAGCTCTATTCGGTTCTGCAAAATGCCATATTAGATCGATTGTGGCCATACCAAAAGTAG
- a CDS encoding uncharacterized protein (Syntenic homolog of Ashbya gossypii AFR574W; Syntenic homolog of Saccharomyces cerevisiae YLR363W-A) has translation MVQKALKSTKKPKDPRRITKKQKNLRKAAPIQIKSKKKSLQHMKKLSKTCSLTAATERLVASKVGHLELLRGTRRELEGEKKAKK, from the coding sequence ATGGTTCAAAAGGCATTAAAGTCTACTAAGAAGCCTAAAGATCCTCGTAGGATCACGAAAAAGCAAAAGAATTTGAGAAAGGCAGCTCCGATACAAATTAAATCAAAGAAGAAGTCATTACAGCATATGAAGAAGCTTTCCAAGACTTGCTCACTTACGGCTGCTACGGAAAGGCTCGTGGCTAGCAAGGTTGGTCATCTTGAGCTTTTGAGGGGTACTAGAAGGGAACTAGAGGGTGAGAAGAAAGCCAAGAAATAG